Genomic window (Salinibacterium sp. M195):
AGCCAGCGACGGGTTGTCAGAGACTGCACGAGTCGCCTTACCAATCTTCGTCTTGACCAACCACCACGCGAAGATGCAGATCACGACAATGCTGATGACCATGCTGATCATGTTGGTTTGGCTTAGCGAAACCGAGCCGAAGAGGGGGATGTCAGGCGAATCTGAGCCGGGGAGCTGTTCCGTGCCGCCTCCGCGGAAGTACTGGAACGTGTAGCGCAATGCCAGCGAGAGACCGATCGAAACGATCATCAGCTGAACGACACCAACTCCCTTCTTGCGCAGCGGTTTCCAGAGCCCGGCATCGAGAGACCACCCGAAGCCGGCACTGAGGAGTACGGCGAGGGGTATCGCAATCCATATGGGCCAACCAAGGTCGACCGACACTATGAGCGCCATCACGGCGCCGAACGTCACCATTTCCGCGTGTGCGAAGTTGGAAAGGCCGGTGGTGCCGTAAACGAGCGAGATGCCGATGGCAGCAAGGCCAAGCATCAAACCGAAGTTGAGGCCGTTGACGATGCGCTCGACGAACTGGTCGACGAAGCTGGTGACGTTACGTTCACCGCGACCAATGAAGAAGTTCATCACTGTCGAGCCGCTTGGCCCGATCATCGCTTCTTTGACGTTGGGGGTGTCATCGTCGCCGATTTCATCAATCACCGCGATGCCGTCTGGCAGCGTTGATTCGTCTAGCGTGACGCTGAACTCGTCGCCTTCTGGCACGCCAACT
Coding sequences:
- a CDS encoding branched-chain amino acid ABC transporter permease, with amino-acid sequence MFVALIVALSAAFSLMAMPALADEVNVDEYDNSIIGNVKLNSEPLEGVLLTISGGGYEVEVETDAEGQWKVGVPEGDEFSVTLDESTLPDGIAVIDEIGDDDTPNVKEAMIGPSGSTVMNFFIGRGERNVTSFVDQFVERIVNGLNFGLMLGLAAIGISLVYGTTGLSNFAHAEMVTFGAVMALIVSVDLGWPIWIAIPLAVLLSAGFGWSLDAGLWKPLRKKGVGVVQLMIVSIGLSLALRYTFQYFRGGGTEQLPGSDSPDIPLFGSVSLSQTNMISMVISIVVICIFAWWLVKTKIGKATRAVSDNPSLAAASGIDVDQVVRVVWILAAAMAGLAGVLWAYFRPGIRWDMGAQILLLVFAAVTLGGLGTAFGALVGSIIVGILVETSSLFIPSDLKYVGALVVLIVILLFRPQGILGRSERIG